TGATGTGGGGGCAGTAAACGTCTATTTGCTAAAAGGGGAGCGCTTAACCTTAGTTGATGTAGGGCCATTGACCGACGATGCGTGGACGGCCTTAACAGAAGGCTTAGAATCGATTGGAGTAAGCGTGCAAGATATCGACCAAGTCATACTGACGCATCATCATGTGGATCATTGCGGGCAGTTAGAAAAAGTACGGGAACGATCGGGAGCGAAGACGTTTGCCCATCCGCAGGCAACACCTTATGTACAGCAGGATGAGCAGTTTATGACTTTTCATGATGAGTTTTTCGAAGAGCTGTACATCCAGAGCGGTGTACCAGAAGAAATGATGGTCATTATCTCAAAATTTCACAAGCTGATGAAGAAGTTTTCTGCGCCAAGTCAGATTGACTTTCATCTGAAGCATGAGCAAAAGGTACCATACTTGGAGGACTGGCAGGTACTATATACGCCGGGACACAGCCAAAGCCATCTGTCGTTGTATCGGGCAAAGGATCACGTCATGATTGGTGGAGACCATATCATCAAGCGAATTTCATCCAATGCGTTCATCGAACCACCCCGGAATCGCACGAGTACA
The window above is part of the Brevibacillus antibioticus genome. Proteins encoded here:
- a CDS encoding MBL fold metallo-hydrolase encodes the protein MTANDGKQGIATQVAPDIFCLEIPTPFDVGAVNVYLLKGERLTLVDVGPLTDDAWTALTEGLESIGVSVQDIDQVILTHHHVDHCGQLEKVRERSGAKTFAHPQATPYVQQDEQFMTFHDEFFEELYIQSGVPEEMMVIISKFHKLMKKFSAPSQIDFHLKHEQKVPYLEDWQVLYTPGHSQSHLSLYRAKDHVMIGGDHIIKRISSNAFIEPPRNRTSTRPLTLIQYRTALQMCADMEIEQVLSGHGEPVYNHRELILARLQKNWERTDTLRRLLADGEKTAFELNALLFPDLYQKELPLTLSETLGHIDLLVILHQIEVREQDRVLYYHL